In Thermococcus sp. M39, the following are encoded in one genomic region:
- a CDS encoding carbon starvation protein A — protein sequence MNSAVVILAAAIIYVAFYFTYGKALQSKIVKADRNRPTPAHKLYDGVDYVPAHPLVLYGHHFASIAGAGPIVGPAIAMAWGWLPSLLWVWFGNVFIGAVHDYLALMASVRYDGKSIQWIAGKIMSKRTGIAFEVYIWFTLLLVVAAFVAVVSKLLTTTPQAATATLLFLIVAVILGWLMYKVKLNFYVSTVIGLILLVIAIWLGLNHPLILVPGQTDTASAAYLKAYHYWNIILWVYIIAASSLPVWVLLQPRDYLNAYILWFGLLIGGIAFIALAKPFEVPGFTMWSANVVGKQPSPFWPTIPLVIACGALSGFHSIVGSGTSSKQLDNELHGLLVGYGGMFTEGFLSTIVITAIAVYGVKLTGLSPDKVTWGTQYITKGGLGTFIAGYAQGLADFYGIDVTLGKTFATLWVSAFALTSLDTATRLGRFAWQEVFGMVVDTSQGIYKTITNKWIASFIIASLGVYLAWGAGYKVLWPAFAGMNQLLASIAMMTAALWAYKIQKAGKWSYAVLIPALFLWITVTAGIIWYIIYVPLSGVTLIGAKGSLLVGLILNFLLAYDFYIAWTKPEAEYAEAPA from the coding sequence ATGAACTCTGCAGTTGTAATCTTAGCGGCTGCTATAATTTATGTTGCGTTTTATTTTACATATGGAAAAGCACTACAGAGCAAAATTGTCAAAGCAGACCGGAACAGACCAACTCCAGCACACAAGCTCTATGATGGTGTTGACTACGTTCCAGCACACCCCTTAGTGCTCTATGGCCACCACTTTGCAAGTATCGCTGGTGCAGGGCCAATTGTAGGTCCAGCAATCGCAATGGCTTGGGGATGGCTTCCATCACTGCTCTGGGTCTGGTTTGGAAACGTCTTCATTGGTGCAGTTCACGACTATCTGGCATTAATGGCTTCTGTAAGATACGATGGAAAGTCAATCCAGTGGATTGCAGGTAAAATAATGAGCAAGAGAACAGGTATTGCATTTGAAGTCTACATATGGTTCACCCTTCTCCTGGTCGTTGCCGCATTCGTTGCTGTGGTGTCAAAACTCCTTACAACTACTCCACAAGCAGCTACCGCCACGTTGCTATTCCTGATCGTTGCAGTAATTCTCGGATGGCTCATGTACAAGGTAAAGCTCAACTTCTACGTCTCAACAGTGATTGGATTGATCCTACTAGTGATAGCAATTTGGTTAGGATTAAACCACCCACTTATCCTCGTTCCAGGTCAAACTGATACAGCAAGCGCAGCTTACTTGAAAGCTTACCACTACTGGAACATCATACTTTGGGTTTACATCATCGCAGCATCCTCACTTCCAGTGTGGGTACTCCTGCAACCAAGAGATTACCTAAATGCATACATTCTGTGGTTTGGACTCCTGATTGGTGGTATCGCCTTCATTGCACTAGCAAAGCCCTTTGAAGTTCCAGGATTCACAATGTGGTCAGCAAACGTTGTTGGAAAGCAGCCCTCACCATTCTGGCCAACAATCCCATTGGTCATTGCATGTGGTGCATTGAGCGGATTCCACTCAATTGTAGGCTCTGGTACCTCGTCCAAACAGTTGGACAATGAGCTTCACGGATTGCTCGTTGGATACGGTGGAATGTTCACAGAAGGATTCCTATCAACAATCGTTATTACAGCTATAGCAGTCTACGGTGTTAAGCTAACTGGTCTAAGCCCAGACAAGGTAACATGGGGAACTCAATATATCACAAAGGGTGGTCTAGGAACATTCATTGCAGGATATGCCCAGGGACTTGCTGATTTCTATGGAATAGACGTAACATTAGGAAAAACTTTCGCAACACTTTGGGTTTCAGCCTTCGCACTAACATCTTTGGACACTGCCACAAGGCTTGGAAGGTTTGCATGGCAAGAGGTCTTTGGAATGGTCGTTGATACAAGCCAAGGAATCTACAAGACAATAACAAACAAGTGGATTGCCTCATTCATAATTGCATCACTTGGAGTTTACTTAGCATGGGGAGCAGGATATAAAGTGTTGTGGCCAGCATTTGCTGGTATGAACCAGTTATTAGCCTCAATTGCTATGATGACAGCTGCACTTTGGGCATACAAAATACAAAAAGCAGGAAAGTGGAGCTATGCCGTTCTAATTCCAGCACTCTTCTTGTGGATTACAGTTACTGCAGGTATCATTTGGTACATCATTTACGTTCCACTGTCAGGTGTAACTTTAATTGGTGCAAAAGGTTCACTACTAGTCGGCTTAATCCTCAACTTCCTACTAGCGTATGACTTCTACATAGCATGGACGAAACCAGAAGCAGAATACGCGGAGGCTCCTGCTTAA